TTTAGCGAACTACGTTATTTCAAAAGAGAAATAAAAATATTTAGGGATTTTTTGATTTACGAATTTAGGAATTTAAAAATGCAGCGAAAACCTACACGGTAATCTTCGCTGCATTTTTAAATTCCTAAATTCGTAAATCAAAAAATCCCTAAATATTTATGCGTCTATCTTGGCGTATTTCGCGTGAGATTCAATGAATGCTCTGCGTGGCGGTACTTCGTCACCCATCAGCATACTGAATACGCGATCGGCTTCTGCGGCGCTTTCAATCGTTACCTGTTTAAGGGTACGGTGTTCAGGGTCCATGGTAGTACTCCACAATTGTTCTGCGTTCATTTCACCCAAACCTTTATACCGCTGAATAGTAACACTGTCTTCTTTACCGCCGGCAGCCAGCTGTATAGTCGCCATTTTACGTTGATCTTCTGTCCAGGCATACACTTGTTCCTTACCTTTTTTCACGAGGTATAATGGTGGTTGTGCGATATATACATATCCCTGTTCTACCATTGCCTTCATATAACGGAAGATAAAGGTCAGGATCAGGGTAGCGATATGGCTACCATCCACGTCCGCATCCGTCATGATGATCAGTTTGTGATAGCGGAGTTTGGAGAGGTTCAGTGCTTTATCATCTTCTTCTGTACCGATGGTTACACCGAGTGCCGTAAAGATGTTTTTGATTTCATTATCCTCGTAGATCTTGTGTTCCATGGCTTTTTCCACGTTCAGGATCTTACCACGCAGCGGCAGGATAGCCTGATAGTTACGGTTACGGCCTTGTTTGGCAGTACCACCCGCCGAGTCACCTTCCACCAGGTACAGTTCACATTTTTTTGGATCATTATCAGAGCAGTCAGCCAGTTTACCGGGTAAGCCGCTGCCGGTCATCACGCTTTTGCGTTGAACCATCTGGCGGGCTTTACGGGCAGCTTCGCGGGCCTGTGCGGCCAGCACTACTTTGTTGATCACTGTTTTAGCTTCCCGTGGATTTTCTTCCAGGAAAGCATCCAGTACGGCAGCTACAGAGCTGTCTACCACACCCATTACATCGGAGTTACCGAGTTTGGTTTTGGTCTGGCCTTCAAATTGCGGCTCAGGAACCTTTACGCTGATAACGGCGCTCAGTCCTTCGCGGAAGTCATCTCCGGTAACTTCTACCTTCGATTTCTCAAACATTTTATTCTTATCACCATAAGATTTGAATACACGGGTGATAGCACGGCGGAAACCAGCTACGTGTGTACCTCCTTCGATGGTGTTGATATTATTAACATAGGAGAAGATATTCTCACTGAAGGCATCATTATATACCAGCGCCACTTCTACCATTACATTAGACACCGGGTCATGTGCTTCCACATAAATCGGAGCCGGTAACAGCGGATTACGACGGCCGTTCTTGTCCAGCATCTGGATAAATTCCCGGATACCACCTTCACTATAGAAGACTTCCGTGAAAATGTTCCCTTCTTCGTCCTTTTCCCGCTCGTCAAACAAGGTGATCTTGATTTTGCGGTTCAGGTAAGACAGTTCACGTAAACGGCCAGCCAGGATTTCGCGGTTATAGGTTCTTTCCTTGAAGATGTCGCCATCCGGTCTGAAAAGAATAGTAGTACCGGTAACATCGCTTAGGCCTATTTCACGTACAGGATACTGCGGCACACCGCGCTGGAATTCCTGTTCAAATTTTTTCCCTTCCCGTTCTACGGTAACGTACAGCAGTTCACTCAATGCGTTTACGCAACTTACGCCCACACCGTGCAAACCACCTGATACTTTATAGGTGTTCTTGTCAAATTTACCTCCGGCATGCAGCACAGTCATCACTACTTCCAGTGCGGAACGTCCTTCTTTAGGTATGATGCCGGTGGGGATACCACGACCATCATCATACACCCGGATTGAATTATCCTCGCAAATGGTCACATCAATATTTTTGCAATATCCAGCCAGGGCTTCATCGATGGAGTTATCCACCACCTCATATACCAGGTGGTGAAGTCCTTTCGTGCCAATGTCGCCAATATACATGGCCGGACGCTTACGCACCGCTTCCAGACCTTCCAATACCTGAATACTCCCCGCATCATAACTGTTGCTGGGGCTAGTTGCTTGCACTAATTCTTCGCTCATATGTTGGTGTAAAATCTATTAGAAATAAAATCGGTAGACAATCATGCAAAAATACGAAAAATAAGCCTTATTTCCATAAAAGAATGGCAGTTTTTGAGCAGGGAGAAGGAGCAATTTTTTGTTTAAATATTTTTTGCCCCTGCGGTCTCCTTTACGCCGGTAAATAAGGTCTTCCAAACCAGGTTGAAAAACGACTTTTTGATGTCACGGGGGTAAACAGGGTCCGATGTACGCACCTTTTCGTCTTTCAGAGGGTTACTATCTTTGATTACCAGCAGGTTAGCCACAAAACTCACCAATCCTTTACGGGTAAAGCCCTGGTGATCCTTATCCTGCTTTAAAACGGCTATTTTCAGGTTTTTATAGAGCAGTTTCACATGACCGGCTGCTTTTCGTTCATCTCCTTTAATAACAAAGGTCAGATCCTGGATGTCACAGGAGCGGATTTCTACTTTACCCAATGGCTTTGTTACCACATTCAGGTCTTTTCCATTCATATTCTGTAATTGCCCCGAAACGGCAAACTGTCCGGGTTTACTGTTAAGCGTAAAGTCGAAACGCGCTTTGAGCTTACCGCTTTGCATAAATATAGCGTCCAGGTCGGCTACACAGTGGTTGTTTTTGGCTATCAGGGAGTCTATATTGGTGATATTCCTGAAATTGCCGTGTACATGGTTGAAATGGATGATACCTGTTTGCTGCGTTTCATTACTTAGTTCTGCATATTGGATCTCCACGTTATTCCCCGTCAGGGTATCAATCTTAATAGGCAGTTTCAGTTTTTGCAGTTGCTGGTTAGGATATTGACCTAATTTATTGCCGGGGGGCATAGGGAGGTTGCGGTTGCGGTAAATATCCAGCTTTCCGCTTCCGATGTTGATCCGCTGCGCCCACACCTGTTGCTCCTGTAGTAAAAGCCGGGGATCCAGTTCATGGATGCTGATATTGTTGAATGATAAATCGTAGCGGTCCTGCTGTACGCCCACTTTCTTTTGAAAAGCCTCCTTGTCATAACGGGGTTCTATGCTGAACTGCTCTATATTCAGGGCTCTTTCGGCTGCATCGTAGCTGATGCCCCGTACATTCATCCAGTAAAGACTGTCCCTGGTGCGGTGCATATAGTCTTTCATGCCTATTTCATAGTTACGGGCATATAAAAAGCGGGTAGGATCGTTAATGGCCACGGAATCGATCAGGAAATCGTTTACCCGTACCCGTAGGTTGTGGAACTGGTGGATCACCTTTGAAGAATCTTTTCTCGTAAAGATGTATTTAAAGTTGGTGCCATCCAGTACCAGTTTGCCTATGAAGATGGATTTCATTTTGGAAGAAATGTTTTCGTAGGCTGTTTTGGGTTTGGTGGTATCCTTTACGGTCGCATTTTGCTCCATAATAATACTGGGACCGGTAACCGTCAGTGAACCCGCATTCAGCTCTTTACCGTTGAAATATCGCCACGGTTTAAAATACCTGAGCTGCAATTTCTCTACACTAACCAGGTAAATATCGGTTGGGGCGCGGTGTTGTGCCAGCAATTTCTTGTAAATGGCCGAATCCAACGCCATGGAGGCATTCGTTACGGTAACACTACCCGAAAGCACGTCCAGCTTCAGATCGCTGAAACGCACGGTATAAAGGCTGTCGGAAAGGTCTGTCACGTATCCGGATAACTCCTTGCGTAACAGCTTGTTCCAGTGCTGATTAAGATACCACCCGGTACACAGAACGAGTATTACCAGGATGCCGAAAACGACCGATATAATTTTAACAAGCCTCCAAAAGCTGAATTTTCTTTTTTCCATCTATATTAAGATAAACGAAATTCATACCATTTGGTTGTAAATGTAGTACACAGGCTGATTAAAATATGTGGAAATTATTTCTTATGTTAGGATTGCATTGTAAGTGTATTGTCAAAATGTATTTCATTTAAAATTGAATCCCTAAATTTGTCCCGGTTTAAAACAGCAAAATAGGTGAAAGAATTCCAGGAAATATTAGCACTAGCCATCCCACAGCCAGCAATGAGCGACCAGTTACAACTGGCGGAGGAGGATAGTGTGATTGTTCCGGACTGTCTTGAATTTACATTGCAACGTTTTGTATACGATAAGCCTTTACCGGTGGAAGATGTGGCCATGGTCATTTATCAACCGGCTAAAAAAGGCCAGACGGCAGCCATCGAGCTCCGTTATTGTGTAGCAGGAAGCAAATACTGTAAGAACCCCGCCTGTACGGATCAATTGTGTTCCGAAGGGAATAAGGAAGCCTGTGTAGACAGGGTGCCTTCCGTGGATCTTGTAACAGTACGTTTCCAGCCAGCTTTTATACAATCCCTTCAGAAAGGAACCACCACTTTCTCTTTATTTGAACATCAGTCACGCAAGCCTTTTGTGAAAACCATCCAGCCCTGTACCCGGTCTAAATCCGTACTGGAAACGATGGTGCATCACGATTATGATGGCATGCTGAAAAATATTTTCCTGCAAAGCCGCGCATTGGACCTGCTTTTATACAGCTCCGATCAGTTCATGCAAAATGATACGGACGAACGCTATGGTTGCCGCTTCCTTACACATGTGGAAGACCGCGATAAAATAGAAAAAGCCCGTGGCATTTTACTGGAACAGCTGGATTCGCCGGTTACCATCCGTGATCTGGCGCGTCGTGTAGCCATGAACGAATGTTACCTGAAAAAAGGATTCAAGGCAATGTATGGCACTACCATTTATGACTACTTCCAGAAGGAAAGAATGGAAAAAGCCAAAGGATTGCTGTATGAAAAAGGCATGTCTGTTTCTGAAGTAGCCATGCTCATGGGTTATTCCTGTATTTCCCACTTCTCTACCGCTTTTAAAAAGCATACCGGCCTGAAGCCTTGTGAACTGCTGCTGAGATAATCAGTTCCAGGTAATTTCCCGCTTCGATCATTTCTTTTCCCGAATTCGTAAATGTTGTAAAAAATATAGGCGTTCCTTTGTAGAACGATGGGCAGATATCTATCTGTAGATCCTAAAGCTTCCTTAATAGATTTGACCATGGAAGAGGCTTAACTGGCAAAAAAAAGTAAGTAAAGCCATAAATTAAAACTTGCATTCTTATCAAACACCATGAAGTAAAGTGCAATTTTGCCAGATAAGTTTCAACCAGATTTTATAAAGTCGCCTTGCTTTTGCAGGGCGACTTTGTTTTGGGGCAATGACGAGCGTTTACTGGTATTGCTCAATTACTTTAGTGTATTCCATCTCAAATGCTTCGCCATAAATACTTTTATATTCAGCGATGAAAGAAGTGTAAATTTTCCTTGCCGATGCATGTTGCCGGAGCGCCACCAGCGCCTTGCATTTAAACATCACCGCTTCTTCACTTAATGAATCAAAATTCAAAATACAATCGCATATATCGATCACAAATTCCGGTTCCACATGATGGGCCTCACGGTCCAGGAAGCTGATCAGGAGCGGGATTGCTTTGGTGGAGATGTCTGCTTTGAATTTATCCAGCCATGCATATTCTGTTTCCAGCAGGAAGGCGCCTCTTTTTACAATACCGGCAATGCGGGCAATACCCGCAATATCTGTGGCACAGGTATGTTGCAACAGTTGTAAATATGTTTTCAGATCAACATGAATGCATTCATCATCAAAATGGAAAACCCATTTATCATTTTCTTTCAGCAAAGTGTAAGCGCCGGTTTTATCCAGGATGCTTTTCAACTTTACGATATTTACCGAGCGGTTATTTTTAGCATCTTTTACAGATCTTCCCGGCCACAACAATTCATTGATACGCTCTGAGGAAATACCGTTTTTGCCCATCAGCGAGTGGAGAAAAAGCAACAGGAATAGCTCCTTTAAAAGCGGGCTGAATGATTTGGTAATATCGTTTCCTGCTTTATCCAGCACGGTAAAATGACCAAACAGGAAAACCGCAGACAGCTGACTTTCCGCGACAGTGGCTGTTGGAGAAATGATAACAGGAGCTTCCGTAGCAACGGGGTTTACCGGTTCTTTTGTTTCATTGGGTACACGTTTTTTATTTTCAGGGAGATGATTATTTTTTCTTCTTCCTGATAATAAAATACCTATTGCCAGCAGGAACAATACCAATGCCACGGCGGCTGCTATCAGAATGCGCATAACGTACATGGGCGTATGCCTGCCGGCAGGCGCTTTTACTTCCAGTCCATACGGAGAAAATTGCAGCGTATAAATATGTACCTGTGTTAAATTATTTTTTAGTGAGAATAACGTAACCGCTATCAGCTTGTCATTTTGCGGACAGTAAAACAGCCGGGCAGCAGACCGGATGTCATAAAACATGTAAGGGATACTGGCTGCCAGCGTAGTGTACACAGGCTCCTTCAACGAACCTTTTATTAATTGCAGTGATGAATTCATCCGGTCATTGGCAAAGATCAATGCATAGTATTCCTGCTTTTTACTATTAATGATCATGTTATTGGCAAAGGCGAATGGTTCTTCCGGCTCTTTAAATTTATAGATGGTTTTAAAGGTTTTGTTTTTTACATCAAACAATACCATGTCATATAGGTTATGCGGGTTGAGTAGCTGGTCGCCTTCCAGGCTGCCGTAACCACCCAGGATATAGGCGGAATCGCCGGTTTCATTGGTCCCCAATGCCGACAGGTAACGGGGCGTAAGATGATCTCCGTCAACGTGTATGGTGTCCCATTGCTGTTTGTCCGGCATATAACGGTGTACCTCATTCTTATACCGGAAGTCGCCGTAACCACCCAATGTATAAATGGAGCTGTCGAAGGGCGAAAAAAATATGTTGGAATGCCAGTAGGTAGTTACCCCATTGGATGGGAGGTGCTGACTCCAGGTATTATTGACGGAATCATACAGGGCGGCTTCCAGGGAGTCAATGAAAAAAGTATAGAGTTTATTTGTTTTCCAATCAAAAGCAGCCTGGATGCCGGCAGGCGTCCCTTGTGGTCCGGCAAATGCTTTGGCCCATTTTTTTTGTTGCCCACAATTGTAGTTATACATGGAGTCTTTACCCGAAACATATACCGATTCTGTAACAGGGTCCAGCGCAACACTTGCATTGCCGTTAACAACAAAGGAGTCCGTCAGTTGCCATTGGGAAAACTTTGGCCGCAGCCATACCGGGTTTTTAATACTGGCCAGCTGTCCGGTTATCAGATCCTTGTCTGTATTGCCTTTGGTTTGATCCAGTGGCCAATGGTGCTGCAATACATTGTCCTGGTATATCTGCACATCCTTTATCCGCATGGGCGGGAGGTCAAAGGTTTTGAACGCCCTGCGGTGATGTGCGCCAAAACATACCCCGATCCGTTTACCGGAAACTACAGGGCTGCGGATACTTTTGATATGTTTCCCGTTTACGGTGACGCTCAGGATATGTGTATTGGTATTGCAATCCAGCGTGATCTTATTCCATTGATGATACAGGGAATCCACTCCTATTTTAAAAGAGATGCCTGAAAATTCGTTGCCGGTCACTACATCAAATGAGCGGGTGTGTACATTATATATAAGGTCGATGTTCTGTTTCTTTTCATCAATCATCCGCAACACATAGCCAAAGTAAGACGCATAGAACGGCATAAATGACAAATCAAATGAAACGGAATACCCGTTTGTTACCTGTAATGGTTTCTCCGGAAAAAGATTTAAAGAAGTACGTGTTTCCTGGGCAATATTCTTGCTGGCAAACTCCAGTCCATATGCTTCCTGGGCTTTGCTCTTGGTTGATATGAATAGCGCCGTTAGTAAAAAGACTATATATCTGTACATAGGATCCTTACAATTATGATGTAAGTTTTTCAAAAGACTTGGATAGGAAGGCGGGAATGACCGGCTTTCTATAACGTGGCAAATTACTGGCTAATCAAATAAATTCCTTAATAGGGAAGTTAACTTTGTTTTAAGAAACTTTCCTAGTGTTAATTTAGGTCATAAAACACGCAATTCATAATTAATGTGTGATTTTTTCTGGTTAATCCTTCCTGTTAATCGCTAATTAACCCACCCGTTAACCACCACTTCTTTAATTGCAGACAGATAATTTATTCCTGATCCACTAAACCACAGAAAATCGTCATGAAAAGATGGTTATGCATTCTACTGCTGTTAGGCTACGCGATTAGCAGCACTGCGCAATCGCATCCTGTAAAGGGAAGGGTGATTGATGAAAATGGCCAGCCTCTTTTGGGAGTATCGGTCAAGGTATTAGGTACTTCCTCGGGAACCAATACAGATGCGAAAGGTGATTTCAATCTCTCCGTTGCGGCAAATGCCCGGTTAGCGTTCAGTTTTATTGGCTATAAATCTGATACAATTACCGTTGGTACCCAAAGCAATATCGAGGTAACGCTTTTGAATAGCGTGTCATCGCTGAATGACGTGATCGTTGTTGGTTATGGTACCCAAAAGAAAGTAAACCTGACGGGATCTGTTGCGCAGGTATCCGGTAAAGTATTGGAAAACAGGCCTATTCCCAACCTGAGCCAGGGACTACAAGGGGTTATCCCCAACCTGAACCTGGTACCAGGCGATGGTAAGCCTACACAGTCGCCTACCTATAATATCAGGGGTACTACCTCTATTGGCCAGGGCGGAAGCGCGTTGGTATTAATAGATGGTGTGGAAGGTGACCCAAGCATGCTGAACCCGGCGGATGTAGCGAGTGTGACCGT
The Chitinophaga sp. MM2321 DNA segment above includes these coding regions:
- the gyrB gene encoding DNA topoisomerase (ATP-hydrolyzing) subunit B, which produces MSEELVQATSPSNSYDAGSIQVLEGLEAVRKRPAMYIGDIGTKGLHHLVYEVVDNSIDEALAGYCKNIDVTICEDNSIRVYDDGRGIPTGIIPKEGRSALEVVMTVLHAGGKFDKNTYKVSGGLHGVGVSCVNALSELLYVTVEREGKKFEQEFQRGVPQYPVREIGLSDVTGTTILFRPDGDIFKERTYNREILAGRLRELSYLNRKIKITLFDEREKDEEGNIFTEVFYSEGGIREFIQMLDKNGRRNPLLPAPIYVEAHDPVSNVMVEVALVYNDAFSENIFSYVNNINTIEGGTHVAGFRRAITRVFKSYGDKNKMFEKSKVEVTGDDFREGLSAVISVKVPEPQFEGQTKTKLGNSDVMGVVDSSVAAVLDAFLEENPREAKTVINKVVLAAQAREAARKARQMVQRKSVMTGSGLPGKLADCSDNDPKKCELYLVEGDSAGGTAKQGRNRNYQAILPLRGKILNVEKAMEHKIYEDNEIKNIFTALGVTIGTEEDDKALNLSKLRYHKLIIMTDADVDGSHIATLILTFIFRYMKAMVEQGYVYIAQPPLYLVKKGKEQVYAWTEDQRKMATIQLAAGGKEDSVTIQRYKGLGEMNAEQLWSTTMDPEHRTLKQVTIESAAEADRVFSMLMGDEVPPRRAFIESHAKYAKIDA
- a CDS encoding AraC family transcriptional regulator, which produces MKEFQEILALAIPQPAMSDQLQLAEEDSVIVPDCLEFTLQRFVYDKPLPVEDVAMVIYQPAKKGQTAAIELRYCVAGSKYCKNPACTDQLCSEGNKEACVDRVPSVDLVTVRFQPAFIQSLQKGTTTFSLFEHQSRKPFVKTIQPCTRSKSVLETMVHHDYDGMLKNIFLQSRALDLLLYSSDQFMQNDTDERYGCRFLTHVEDRDKIEKARGILLEQLDSPVTIRDLARRVAMNECYLKKGFKAMYGTTIYDYFQKERMEKAKGLLYEKGMSVSEVAMLMGYSCISHFSTAFKKHTGLKPCELLLR